From Glycine soja cultivar W05 chromosome 4, ASM419377v2, whole genome shotgun sequence, the proteins below share one genomic window:
- the LOC114409500 gene encoding protein STRUBBELIG-RECEPTOR FAMILY 3-like, translating into METIPKLLEHEIDMSSLYVFSMPSPPPPPPPLPVERVIVEPTLFHKEANINPPKKSPVPPTFAKTFTIASLQQCTNSFSQDNLIGLGMLGSVYRAELPDGKILAVKKLDKRVSDHQTDDEFLELINSIDRIRHPNIAELIGYCAEHGQRLLIYEYCINGSLEDALHSDDEFKTRLSWNSRYK; encoded by the exons ATGGAAACAATCCCAAAGCTGTTAGAGCATGAGATAGATATGAGTTCATTATATGTATTTTCAATGCCTTCTCCACCGCCACCTCCTCCACCACTTCCTGTTGAGAGGGTGATTGTTGAACCAACCTTATTCCACAAAGAGGCTAACATCAATCCTCCCAAAAAAAGTCCAGTTCCTCCCACTTTTGCAAAAACTTTCACCATCGCATCCCTTCAACAGTGTACAAATAGCTTTTCTCAAGACAATCTTATAGGTTTAGGCATGCTGGGGAGTGTGTATAGGGCAGAGCTTCCAGATGGAAAG ATACTTGCTGTGAAGAAACTAGACAAGAGAGTTTCTGATCACCAAACAGATGATGAGTTTCTCGAATTGATAAACAGTATTGACAGAATCCGACATCCAAATATTGCTGAGCTTATTGGGTACTGTGCAGAGCATGGCCAAAGGCTTCTTATTTATGAGTATTGCATTAATGGGTCGTTGGAGGATGCACTCCATTCAGATGATGAATTCAAAACAAGATTGTCATGGAATAGTAGGTACAAGTAA